The DNA window GCCGACCGGCTGCCCGGTGAACAGGTCGCGGATGGTGTCCACGATCGATGTCACGGGCTGGTTCTCGGCGAACGCGCGCACCGGCCCCGGCATGGACTCCGTCGGCACGAACGCGGAACTCACGAGGGGCAGAAAGATGATGGGGTACGCGAAAGCGCTCGCCCCGTCCACGGATTTCGCGGTGAGTCCCGGGATCACGGCGATCCAGGTCAGCGCCAGCGTGAACAGCACCAGGATGCCCGTCACCGCCAGCCACGCCGCGACGCTCGCCCCGGTCCGGAAACCCATCAGCAGCGCGACGAGCACCACCACCGCGAGCGAGATCAGATTGGCGACCAGCGATGTCAGGACGTGCGCCCAGAGCACCGCGGGACGCGCGATCGGCATCGACTGGAAACGCTCGAAGAT is part of the Actinoplanes missouriensis 431 genome and encodes:
- a CDS encoding ABC transporter permease, which codes for MTKHFIGDTAVLLGRSLRHIARSPDTIITTAVMPIAFMLLFVYVFGGAIETGSDSYVNYLLPGILLITVASGISYTAYRLFLDLQGGIFERFQSMPIARPAVLWAHVLTSLVANLISLAVVVLVALLMGFRTGASVAAWLAVTGILVLFTLALTWIAVIPGLTAKSVDGASAFAYPIIFLPLVSSAFVPTESMPGPVRAFAENQPVTSIVDTIRDLFTGQPVGSAIWTALGWCTGILVVAYFFATMAYRRKIS